The Hippocampus zosterae strain Florida chromosome 19, ASM2543408v3, whole genome shotgun sequence region GCGGGAAAAGGGACGGGAATGACAGTATTGGATAAATATATGCTCCTAAGATTCAACATGCCTTGACGACTTCAGGGATAGTGACGGCCCCCTTTCACGCTACAGTGTTGCCTTGGGatgcaagtttaatttatttcGTGACACAAAACATTTGTATCTCAATTCATCTTTcccctttgaaatgaatggacattGCATTCAACTGTTCCAAACCCtccccattttttaaatattttataaaatggaaaataatactATAAAATTGCACTTTACATGTCATCGTTCTTTATAAAAGCAAAGCAGCTTTCCCCCACCCTCGGTTAATTTTATCTCAAAGGCACagggtgaaaaataaaacagtttttAATACCAATGATGGAGGGTACACTTTCCCCAGTGCTGGTGTCTGTGTCCACAGTGCATTGTTCCACAAGAAGAACGTCTAATTCCCTAAAATAAACATTAGGTCAATTATCTTATAAatgcttatgtgtgtgtgtgtgtgtgtgtgtgtgtgtgtctgtgtgtgtatgataCAGTCCAAATAAAGCTACTCACTTGTGAATGGCTTTTCCACCCAAAGGCAATGCCTCCCAAGCCGGCAGGATCGGAGTGCACTCATACACCTGATAGTGGAGTTAAGACATTTGCGCATACTTAAGTCCCAAACATCAGAaatctgtgttaaaaaaaaagatctttccCTGGTTTGCATGAAAGGATACAGGCAGGACCAGCGTCTCAGTGTGGCCACAGTCCATCACGAGGGCCGAGTTGATGCCTAATGTCATGATGGCCATGAGGTGACTCGGTGCAAACAGCACAGACGGCACCTAGccgataaataaatatgtaatgtAAATAGCCCACATGAAAATTTGAGAAAAGCTGACTGTTGTTGCAAGGTGTGTTGCCGCGGGAATTTTCTATCAAGTTGTACCTCAAACTGTTTGAAGAAAACTTTGGTGAGCGTCTCTCTGAAGTGAGACGGGCAGAGGATGGACTCGATAATGACCACCCTTCTGTCGCGAGGGTTCACCAGCAGATGTCTGATGATTGGAAATATTTACAAAACGTTTCAGatggtcaacttttttttttaactctatcAAAAAGCATACCGTACAATACCTGAAGTACAGAGTGTGGATGAACTCTTTTAGGATGACATAGAGCTCTTCTGTGTTTATGTTGTACTGAACCACTTTGGTTGCCTGAAAGAGAAATAATGCAACAAACCATGAGACTTCAGCTGAGTGGGCATCTATTAAACACTATACAAGatggataaaaagaaaaaagattttctTCTGACCTGCTGCTGTCCCCGCTTGCGGATCTCGCTCGGAATGATGAACCTGGGCCCCGTTTCCCCTGCAAAGCCACATCTGGAATtgggaaaaacacacaaaaaataatgtcATTGGCAACATTCTATTCAGCAAAAATAAGCAGCCGTCGAATTAAGTTGTCGGATAAAGATGTCTTTGTCATCTGCTTCATGTGATTTGCCTGAAGCGAGACTGTTATGCTTGATTTAAGTCAGCGTTGCCCAAATAATAAAAGCAACCAACGTATTCTCAATAAGACAATAGTATTAGGTTAGAGGTCAACTTTTTGGGTTAGTCAGTTTCCAAATATCCGAGTGCTTAAATAAATCCCTGTAGGGACATTGAAATAAGGAAATTATCTTTGTGAAGACAGCGAGCAGTTAAAGTTAGATTAATCCGATTTGAGACGTCTGTCTCTGATGgcttttttccaaaatgtcttcatttacTTTGCAACAACGTACAAAGAACTTTCCTGGGCACACCAACTGGGCACAACGACAGACTACAAATGACAATTCTGCATAGCACATACATTAAGAATGACCACATTAAAATAATTGAGAATGATGATATTCCTACTTAATTTACAGCATCTTAATCGGTTAAGCTCCACTGACAGGTTATCAATGACTTGTTGGCATCATTTCGTGTCATGACTGCTTTCCATAGTAGTGAAAAGAAATATTATTGTTCAATGTAGCGGACAAAGCCCCCAACATTTAGCACTTGGGCGTTGTGTCAGCTAGCCGAATGCTAACGATAAACACTCACTTTGTGTACGCCGCTCCCAGATCAATAACGATGGCGGTTTTTTCTGCTCCACTGCCCAGACCATCAAACAATGGCATTTTAACTTTTTCAATTTCAATACAGTCGCTTCAATTGGCGTCGATTTTTCTTCGCATTATTTCTGGGATGGGCCTGACAAGCGCGATGACGTCACTAAATATGCCTGATAAAAATGcgacaaaacaggaaaaaaatatttcttcacCGGCTTTCAAAATATCAACGCGCATTTATATTTgtaggaagattttttttttgcaattgtaaaataaaaatgtggccATCACAATTTAAGATTGATTTACGCAAACGAAAGGTATTTCGCGTCATTGtgatttaatttgattacaAATTAGTAATATTACAGTGTAAACATATTATCTTACTTTAAATGTGCAAATATATTTGGACATTCAGGAGATCCACTTGGTCCAAGACTTCAAGCAAAGGTGCCAgttcaaaaatgcaaaatagccATCGAAGACTATTGAATTATTTTCAAGATTTATTGTACTCGCACGATGATTAATGTTTAATGCACATTACTGAATAGTTCCGCGTAAATTTGACGGAGGTGAggtcacatttttattattttcctgtTTATTGATTGGCGATTGGGAAACAACCACACTAAGTACCGCCACCTATTGGACTGCACGACACACCGAGGATAAACGCTTAGGGGTGAAATGCATACCAATAAATAAACTACACCACACTCTTAACATTATATAATGGCTTGATTTCGGATCGTAAGGTTGCATTTAAGATAATTTACAGCCAGAAATGCGGGGTAACTGGcagtttccatcatttggggcTAACTGACGGCGTCACTCACTGGTAGGCGCATTTGAGGAGAACACCGaacctcctctctctctccccatccATCAGTACACGAACCCCACATTCCCGTCTCACTCTTGACAATCTCTTCGATCCATCATGCACTCTGGAAGGTAAATGCAATCgctttttgtcattgttgttcTCCAGATACCCGAAAATGTGCATGGATTTATACTTAACGTGTGAAATGCGATTGGAGTGGATCCGTAACGCAGTGTGGAGTGGTTTACGCTGCATTTTTGGAGTCGTCAGTCGAGGAAGGGGgggctgttttgttgttgttgacatgtttgagcatTTCTGGCAACGCCTAGACTGATTTAGTTCGGATTTGGTAACCATGACACTGCGTATCtaagagggtttttttctcccaatattaaaacaatacaataaaatcgcCACTTGCACGCGTTAGGTTGCTTTAAACATTTTACATTCATATATCCTTGCAAAAGGGGAGAACGGGTGCTTTTTTGGGTAGCTTAAATTTCTTCTGTTGGTCCTAAGAGATTGAAAGGAAATTATATCATTTCAAAACGCGCCTGTTTAAATTTTGTGATGTCACATAACACACACAGTTATTTCACACCAAATGTTCTATAAAGTGCTCTGTTACAGCTGCAAGTcttataaagatgtattgtattgtaatcaaTTGATTTAAACGtaatttgttttgggttttaatTCAGTGATTGTTTGatgtgccactagagggagccaatGAACCAACAGTGGTAGTCGTACAACAGATTTGAAATCATTCGTTGTATTATCATCTGGATAAATGATCCTGTGCTTCTTAATGTGCAGCCACTGAGAGCAGACAGATGTTGCCGTGTGAAATGCTCTTTCACCTCCTCTTGGTCGGAGTTTGCCTGTGCATATTTGGAAATACGCTCCAGGATATCCAGAAGGAAAATGAAAACTCACTCGGAGGGAGATCCTTGAGGATTGTGGGGCCAACCAAGGACAGTCTTGATGCAGAATCCAAGCCCGGAGCGCGAAAGAAGTTCCGGAGGATGTTTGACAGAGAGAACATCGACAAAGCTGTCCTGAAAAGAACACTGAGAGACACTTTGGGTGACATCAATGCCATGCTGCATGAAGAAGCAAGGGGGACTTCCTCCATCAGAGCTCCAAATCCAAGCAGTCCCATCCCCATACCTGTCTCTCTCACCACCCAGACCGTCACACCGTTTTCCACATGGGATCGTCAAGGTCCAGTCATGCCCACTTCACCGGAACTCTTCTTTCCCGACATGGGTGAGGACTCCATGCTCAAAGAGGACAGCGTGGAGGGCCTGTGGACAGAGGCTCCCAGACCCAGCGGAGGCAAGTGTAGCTTTGTTGTACAGTGGATGACTAATTTTAATTTTGCGATGAAAGTCATAGATATTATTAGAGTAAATATGTTTTGgcattgcattgcattgcattgcTCCCGAGAGCAGACACGGCACCGCCGCCATCCCAAGATGACACCACAGAGGGCACCATGTCTTCCGAGTCCCTGCCTCTCATCTTTGAGCCACTGGAAGAATCCGTAACTCAGCTTCTGGCTGCCGTCATGGCAACAGCAGTGACGCCGCTGTCAGGGACAGACTCGGAGCGAGTGGTCGCCACGGAGACAGACAAGCCACCACGCACAGGGTCCCTGATGACGGCCGATGGCCAGCTCCTGGACACCAGCAACCAATCAGGTCAGAgcctccaaaatggctgcttcaatcAAAAATTTTTGATATCCTCCTCTTTGGAGATGGCAGAGTCACAATCAGTGCAAAAAATTCAACTCAAAACGTTCACTTGCATCTCtgaattaaaagaaaatgttgaccagtgtaatctAATTGTGATTTTCCCCtccctcaatttaaaaaatgaaccgcGCCCAGGTGTATCAAACATCCACAATTTTCATCTGCACTCCCCCGCCTACTATATTTTATGACATATAGGATCAGTGCAGATGTCAGAACTCACAGATACTGTGCAACCGTCCACTCTAGATACCATGACAACTTATCTACCTGTGCCCAAATCCCAGTCAGATTTAGAGGAAACGAACTCTCAGGGTAAATCGCAAAGATGGTAAACTTTTAAGCGCATGGCTTTACATTTTTTACTCATTGAAAAGTGACTTAACTTGCTTGTGTTTCAGATGATCCGGGTGAGGATGAGAGTTCAGAGGAATTGATGGAAGACGAGGGCAGCGAAGAGGACCCGACTGAGACAGCCCAAACTCCGTACAGCCTCATCCCAGCACCTCCTGTCTGGGTGCAACACAACCAGGGCCTGAGTATGAAACAACATCGGCGCTTTGGGAGGGGATAACATTTTTGTTAGTGTCAAGACTTTTTGAAAGTTGAATGTTTCAAGTAATCACACTATTTTTGcattcaaaaacatttaaagtcAAACTGCATTTCGATTAATTAAAAattgtggaaaatgtttattttgaaaaagttgaaaataaCAAGACAGCTTATACTGTAGATAATTTTTGAATGCTATagcatttttttcataaaaatgttACAAGATATACTTAAAAATATAGCACACAATTTCCTTTTTAGAACGTTTGGATGTGGCAAGACATCATACTATTTTTTTCGATTTAGATTACtataattgaattgaatgtcACTAAAGACCACAGTGTGagaaacacaaaatgtacagtatgtgaaatTGTGAACTTGCCTTCCAAAACTGCCGGAACGATACTTGAATACTAAGTTCAACTAGAAGCACATCATTTACGTTGACCCTTTCTTGCAGTGCACAGCTGGGTGGCGCTGATCCGAGAAAAGGTGAGACCAACCCCCTAACCGGCCTCATTTgttactgcctttttttttttttgcgcaaggTATTGTGTTTTTCCCCACGGGGCAGGTAGGTTACGTTTCGGGCATGTTAGCTCCGGTGGGCATTGGCATGGCGGGAGCCCTTCTGCTCGTGGGCGCCCTCTACAGCATGAGGCGGATCCAGCAACGGAGGCGGAACAGCTTTAAACGCATGCGCAGGAAGGTCCGGCCCGCGGAGGTCAGTATGCAAATATAATTTACCTCTGCTAAGAATATCATGGTAGCGGTTGTTTGTGAACAGGATTATGCAAAAACCTTCAATATTgtcaatatgattttttttttcagcaccatcgtgtgtacacattatacatgtGTATAATTGCCTCCTACTTAGCCCACatgcaaaaaatgtatttctttgtaTCATCCTGTCACCAATCAACCATTGAATTACAACGGTGTCTTTTGGAAGAGGTAATGACGAACCCCTACGAATTCTGTTGCCCGTAGCAACCAGGCGAGACATGCGCCGGCCGACAGGATCAGGCCATGCTGCTGGCAGACAGCTCTGAGGATGAATTCTGATCCGAAAGACTGAGCCAATCAAGGTCGCCATGACAACAGCAT contains the following coding sequences:
- the actr10 gene encoding actin-related protein 10 isoform X1 gives rise to the protein MQRKPLHTALRIHSNRISHVKYKSMHIFGYLENNNDKKRLHLPSRVHDGSKRLSRVRRECGVRVLMDGERERRFGVLLKCAYQCGFAGETGPRFIIPSEIRKRGQQQATKVVQYNINTEELYVILKEFIHTLYFRHLLVNPRDRRVVIIESILCPSHFRETLTKVFFKQFEVPSVLFAPSHLMAIMTLGINSALVMDCGHTETLVLPVYECTPILPAWEALPLGGKAIHKELDVLLVEQCTVDTDTSTGESVPSIIGTIPEETVEDIKVRTCFVSDLQRGLKLQAAKFNMDGSAERPAPPPDVDYPLDGEKILHIKGSIRDSLMEIMFEQDNEEKSVASLILDALVKCPIDTRKVLSENLVVIGGTAMLPGFLHRLLAEIRLLVEKPKYRDVLASKNFRMHLPPAKPNCTAWVGGAIFGALQDILGSRSVSRDYYNQTGRIPDWCCLSTPLPESLYEAGKTPPPLMKRAFSTEK
- the LOC127592417 gene encoding armadillo-like helical domain-containing protein 4 isoform X1, which produces MLPCEMLFHLLLVGVCLCIFGNTLQDIQKENENSLGGRSLRIVGPTKDSLDAESKPGARKKFRRMFDRENIDKAVLKRTLRDTLGDINAMLHEEARGTSSIRAPNPSSPIPIPVSLTTQTVTPFSTWDRQGPVMPTSPELFFPDMGEDSMLKEDSVEGLWTEAPRPSGDTAPPPSQDDTTEGTMSSESLPLIFEPLEESVTQLLAAVMATAVTPLSGTDSERVVATETDKPPRTGSLMTADGQLLDTSNQSDDPGEDESSEELMEDEGSEEDPTETAQTPYSLIPAPPVWVQHNQGLMHSWVALIREKVGYVSGMLAPVGIGMAGALLLVGALYSMRRIQQRRRNSFKRMRRKVRPAEQPGETCAGRQDQAMLLADSSEDEF
- the LOC127592417 gene encoding uncharacterized protein LOC127592417 isoform X2, which gives rise to MLPCEMLFHLLLVGVCLCIFGNTLQDIQKENENSLGGRSLRIVGPTKDSLDAESKPGARKKFRRMFDRENIDKAVLKRTLRDTLGDINAMLHEEARGTSSIRAPNPSSPIPIPVSLTTQTVTPFSTWDRQGPVMPTSPELFFPDMGEDSMLKEDSVEGLWTEAPRPSGDTAPPPSQDDTTEGTMSSESLPLIFEPLEESVTQLLAAVMATAVTPLSGTDSERVVATETDKPPRTGSLMTADGQLLDTSNQSDDPGEDESSEELMEDEGSEEDPTETAQTPYSLIPAPPVWVQHNQGLSMKQHRRFGRG